AGTAAGGCCGGTTCCCGGAACGCATGGTTGCGGCGGGACGCTCGATCTTCACATATTGAGGCCGGTCGGGGTTCTCTGCAGTCGCGATAGCGATCTCTTCCAGAAACCCGATGATCCGTTCCATGCCCGGGATATTGATTTTGTCCCAGTCATCAGAGGGACGGTGGTAGTCGCTGTGAGTTCCCGTAAACAGGTGCAGTACCGGAATCTGCTTGCCGTAAAAAGAGCTGTGATCGCTGGGACCGAACCCTTCCGGCTTGAGTGAGAGTTTCAGGTCGTAGGCTTTGGCAGTATTTTCTACCAGTTTTTCCCAGCGGGGGGCGGTGCCGGTACCGAAGACGGTCAGCTTGTCGTCAGTTAAACGTCCGACCATATCCATGTTGAGCATCGCCACGGTGTTCTTCAGGTCAAACACGGGATTTTTGACGTAATGTGCTGAGCCGATCAGCCCCCGTTCTTCACCGGTAAAGGCGATAAACACCAGGCGGCGAGGCAGGGGCTCCTTGCGGGCTGCCAGTTTGCGGGCCAGTTCGATCAGGGCCACGGTTCCCGAGGCATTGTCGTCAGCACCATTGTGGACATCGGTCGAACCGGGGGCCAGTGAACCTTCACCGCCATAACCGACGTGATCATAGTGGGCGCCGATGACGATGGTTTCATCAGCGTGAGGCCCTTTGCCTTCCAGCACGCCAATCACGTTTTTGACTTCTGTGCGAATCTGTTCGACGGAAATTTCGCCCCGGGCTTTCCACTGGGGTAACGCGAAACTTTCCGGCTTGAAAGTTTCGTCGATTTTACCTTCCAGTTCCTGCAGCGTTGGTTTCCCGGCGTCCTTGAAAAGTTCGTTACACTTTTCGATGGTGATGTGAGCGATTGGAATCGAACGACCATCTCCGCTGCCGGCATAACCAAATTCCATCAGGCGGTCGAAATGCGCCTCTTTCAGATTCTTGCGTGCCTGCTGCACGTCGTGCAGAGCTTTCTTCAGTGAAACAGCACTGGTTTCCTCTTTATCTTTCGCTGCTTTTTCCCATTTTTCTGTAGCGAGAATCAGTTCTTCAATCGCGTCCTGTTCCAGTTCGCGGGCCTCTTTTTTGTGTTCCTGCGTCGAATAGTAATCGTTGACGAACAGGATCGCTTTGGCCCCTTTACCGAACGCGGTGCTGACTTTATAGCGGAGTGCTGCATATCGCGAAATGCCGTGTGCCCCTGCGAACGGGCTCTCTTTATCGCCCTGCTGGGGCGTGCGACGCATGATGATGACGACCTTGTCTTTTACATCGACGTTGGCGTAGTCATTGTATTTCGCGTCCTGGGCATCGATGCCGTATCCGCAGAAGACGACTTCCGCATCAAATTTTCCCGAGCCGCCGAACGAGCAGGAGCGAAAATCCTTGTCGTAGGCGAGGGGAATTGTTTTTCCGTCTGGTCCGGTCAACTGCAGTTCGTTGGTCGGTCCCAGTTTGCTGCCCGTGTTGATGGTGAATTTCTGAAAGGCACTTTCTTCGACCGTTGTCACATTCAGGCCGGCTGCTTTGAATTCTTTGACGATATAGTCCGCAGCGAGGTTGATGCCCTGTGTGTCGACACCACGCCCTTCCAGTTCATCGGAGGCCAGGTATTTGATTGCGTCCAGCATCCGTTTCCCGCTGGCAGAATCGACTTCCGTTTTGGCTTTCGCGCTGGCGGGTTTGGTCGGAGTTTCGGCCCGCAGGCTGGCAGGGCCGGTAATCAGTGAGAGGCTGACGCCACATACGAAAAGCAGACCGTATCCGGTTGCGAGTAATCGGGAAATCCGGTTCGAGTTCAGAACAGACATATAACCTCTTTCTC
This sequence is a window from Gimesia chilikensis. Protein-coding genes within it:
- a CDS encoding M20/M25/M40 family metallo-hydrolase, which produces MSVLNSNRISRLLATGYGLLFVCGVSLSLITGPASLRAETPTKPASAKAKTEVDSASGKRMLDAIKYLASDELEGRGVDTQGINLAADYIVKEFKAAGLNVTTVEESAFQKFTINTGSKLGPTNELQLTGPDGKTIPLAYDKDFRSCSFGGSGKFDAEVVFCGYGIDAQDAKYNDYANVDVKDKVVIIMRRTPQQGDKESPFAGAHGISRYAALRYKVSTAFGKGAKAILFVNDYYSTQEHKKEARELEQDAIEELILATEKWEKAAKDKEETSAVSLKKALHDVQQARKNLKEAHFDRLMEFGYAGSGDGRSIPIAHITIEKCNELFKDAGKPTLQELEGKIDETFKPESFALPQWKARGEISVEQIRTEVKNVIGVLEGKGPHADETIVIGAHYDHVGYGGEGSLAPGSTDVHNGADDNASGTVALIELARKLAARKEPLPRRLVFIAFTGEERGLIGSAHYVKNPVFDLKNTVAMLNMDMVGRLTDDKLTVFGTGTAPRWEKLVENTAKAYDLKLSLKPEGFGPSDHSSFYGKQIPVLHLFTGTHSDYHRPSDDWDKINIPGMERIIGFLEEIAIATAENPDRPQYVKIERPAATMRSGNRPYFGSIPDFGGEGPGYHISGASPGSPADKAGLKSGDAIIKMGKTKIDGLDDFDLALRMFSAGEEVEVTVLRDGKRVKLTVKLGKPK